One part of the Prionailurus bengalensis isolate Pbe53 chromosome B2, Fcat_Pben_1.1_paternal_pri, whole genome shotgun sequence genome encodes these proteins:
- the PNLDC1 gene encoding poly(A)-specific ribonuclease PNLDC1 isoform X2, producing MDVGADEFEQSLPLLQELVLGADFVGLDIEFTGLRSNQSRPQQISLFDLPSEWYLKTRQSVQQFTICQIGLSVFSSIEGESNKYVAHSCNFFLFPTTFGVLDSEFSFQASSVQFLNQYGFDYNKFLKNGIPYMNEEQEKKIKHNILTGNWKVRSSLDKDQIKVVIDEVTRWLDLAEEGDWMTLPGIAGFQAFEIQLVLRQALPNIWTVLRDQGIIVKKVSKQHRWYLENTSCDRESCWKEKILLSARGFSVFFQMLVKAQKPLVGHNMMTDLLHLHEKFFRPLPESYDQFKLNIHNLFPVLIDTKNVTKDIWKELNFPRVSNLSEVYEVLNSDLNPTKNSGPVIIHASKCEKYAETKYPHEAAYDAFLCGSVLLKVAHLLLWRVHGAGSLPELSFPLYLDVLAPYVNQVNLIRAGVPKINFSGPDYPSIRPPILLLSVRRWPGVSEQQVYREFQNLCKFDVRRLSRSQFLLLTNKFKDARSILREYRGHPTLQISLYRYWRHSPDINCLLQVCGVVATWALLALVLGRPDP from the exons GTCTGGACATAGAGTTCACGGGCCTTCGTTCTAACCAGTCCCGGCCCCAGCAGATCAG CCTGTTCGACCTGCCCTCGGAGTGGTATCTCAAGACCCGTCAGAGTGTTCAGCAATTCACAATCTGTCAGATTG GATTGTCTGTGTTTTCCAGTATTGAAGGAGAGTCAAACAA gtatGTAGCCCATTCGTgtaacttctttctcttccccacgACGTTTGGGGTTTTGGATTCGGAGTTCTCTTTCCAGGCTTCCAGTGTCCAGTTTCTGAATCAGTATGGCTTTGACTACAACAAG TTTCTCAAAAACGGGATCCCATATATGAATGAAGAACaggagaagaaaatcaaacacaACATCCTGACTGGGAACTGGAAAGTTCGCAG TTCTCTGGATAAAGACCAGATCAAGGTGGTGATTGATGAGGTGACACGGTGGCTGGACCTGGCGGAGGAGGGCGACTGGATGACTCTCCCTGGTATTGCCG GCTTCCAGGCCTTTGAGATCCAGCTGGTGCTGAGGCAGGCCCTCCCCAACATCTGGACGGTCCTGAGAGACCAGGGG ATAATAGTGAAAAAAGTGAGCAAACAGCATCGCTGGTACCTTGAGAACACCTCCTGCGATCGAGAGAGCTGTTGGAAGGAGAAGATTCTTCTCTCTGCGAGgggtttctctgtgtttttccagATGCTGGTGAAAGCCCAGAAG CCCTTGGTGGGCCACAACATGATGACAGACCTACTGCATCTGCACGAGAAGTTCTTCCGGCCGCTCCCAG AAAGCTATGATCAATTTAAGCTGAATATCCACAACCTATTTCCTGTTCTCATTGACACCAAGAACGTGACAAAGGACATCTGGAAG GAACTGAATTTCCCAAGGGTTTCAAATCTATCAGAAGTTTATGAAGTCCTAAACAG TGACTTGAATCCTACCAAAAATTCCGGGCCAGTGATTATTCACGCAAGCAAGTGCGAAAAATACG CTGAGACCAAGTACCCCCACGAGGCTGCGTATGATGCTTTCCTCTGTGGCTCAG TTCTTCTGAAAGTGGCACATTTGCTCCTGTGGAGAGTACATGG AGCTGGCTCCCTGCCTGAGCTGTCCTTCCCTCTGTACCTCGATGTGCTGGCTCCCTACGTGAACCAGGTGAATCTTATCCGAGCCGGGGTCCCTAAGATC AACTTTTCTGGTCCAGATTACCCCAGTATCCGacctcccatcctcctcctcagCGTCCGGAGGTGGCCTGGGGTCAGCGAGCAGCAAGTGTATCGTGAGTTTCAGAATCTCTGCAAGTTCGATGTCCGGCGACTGTCGCGGAGCCAGTTCCTGCTCTTGACCAATAAGTTCAAGGA CGCTCGGAGCATCCTGAGGGAGTACCGGGGCCACCCCACCCTGCAGATCTCCCTCTATCGGTACTGGAGACACTCCCCGGACATCAACTGCTTGTTGCA GGTCTGTGGCGTGGTGGCCACCTGGGCCCTCCTCGCTCTCGTCCTCGGAAGACCTGACCCCTGA
- the PNLDC1 gene encoding poly(A)-specific ribonuclease PNLDC1 isoform X1, whose amino-acid sequence MDVGADEFEQSLPLLQELVLGADFVGLDIEFTGLRSNQSRPQQISLFDLPSEWYLKTRQSVQQFTICQIGLSVFSSIEGESNKYVAHSCNFFLFPTTFGVLDSEFSFQASSVQFLNQYGFDYNKFLKNGIPYMNEEQEKKIKHNILTGNWKVRSSLDKDQIKVVIDEVTRWLDLAEEGDWMTLPGIAGFQAFEIQLVLRQALPNIWTVLRDQGIIVKKVSKQHRWYLENTSCDRESCWKEKILLSARGFSVFFQMLVKAQKQPLVGHNMMTDLLHLHEKFFRPLPESYDQFKLNIHNLFPVLIDTKNVTKDIWKELNFPRVSNLSEVYEVLNSDLNPTKNSGPVIIHASKCEKYAETKYPHEAAYDAFLCGSVLLKVAHLLLWRVHGAGSLPELSFPLYLDVLAPYVNQVNLIRAGVPKINFSGPDYPSIRPPILLLSVRRWPGVSEQQVYREFQNLCKFDVRRLSRSQFLLLTNKFKDARSILREYRGHPTLQISLYRYWRHSPDINCLLQVCGVVATWALLALVLGRPDP is encoded by the exons GTCTGGACATAGAGTTCACGGGCCTTCGTTCTAACCAGTCCCGGCCCCAGCAGATCAG CCTGTTCGACCTGCCCTCGGAGTGGTATCTCAAGACCCGTCAGAGTGTTCAGCAATTCACAATCTGTCAGATTG GATTGTCTGTGTTTTCCAGTATTGAAGGAGAGTCAAACAA gtatGTAGCCCATTCGTgtaacttctttctcttccccacgACGTTTGGGGTTTTGGATTCGGAGTTCTCTTTCCAGGCTTCCAGTGTCCAGTTTCTGAATCAGTATGGCTTTGACTACAACAAG TTTCTCAAAAACGGGATCCCATATATGAATGAAGAACaggagaagaaaatcaaacacaACATCCTGACTGGGAACTGGAAAGTTCGCAG TTCTCTGGATAAAGACCAGATCAAGGTGGTGATTGATGAGGTGACACGGTGGCTGGACCTGGCGGAGGAGGGCGACTGGATGACTCTCCCTGGTATTGCCG GCTTCCAGGCCTTTGAGATCCAGCTGGTGCTGAGGCAGGCCCTCCCCAACATCTGGACGGTCCTGAGAGACCAGGGG ATAATAGTGAAAAAAGTGAGCAAACAGCATCGCTGGTACCTTGAGAACACCTCCTGCGATCGAGAGAGCTGTTGGAAGGAGAAGATTCTTCTCTCTGCGAGgggtttctctgtgtttttccagATGCTGGTGAAAGCCCAGAAG CAGCCCTTGGTGGGCCACAACATGATGACAGACCTACTGCATCTGCACGAGAAGTTCTTCCGGCCGCTCCCAG AAAGCTATGATCAATTTAAGCTGAATATCCACAACCTATTTCCTGTTCTCATTGACACCAAGAACGTGACAAAGGACATCTGGAAG GAACTGAATTTCCCAAGGGTTTCAAATCTATCAGAAGTTTATGAAGTCCTAAACAG TGACTTGAATCCTACCAAAAATTCCGGGCCAGTGATTATTCACGCAAGCAAGTGCGAAAAATACG CTGAGACCAAGTACCCCCACGAGGCTGCGTATGATGCTTTCCTCTGTGGCTCAG TTCTTCTGAAAGTGGCACATTTGCTCCTGTGGAGAGTACATGG AGCTGGCTCCCTGCCTGAGCTGTCCTTCCCTCTGTACCTCGATGTGCTGGCTCCCTACGTGAACCAGGTGAATCTTATCCGAGCCGGGGTCCCTAAGATC AACTTTTCTGGTCCAGATTACCCCAGTATCCGacctcccatcctcctcctcagCGTCCGGAGGTGGCCTGGGGTCAGCGAGCAGCAAGTGTATCGTGAGTTTCAGAATCTCTGCAAGTTCGATGTCCGGCGACTGTCGCGGAGCCAGTTCCTGCTCTTGACCAATAAGTTCAAGGA CGCTCGGAGCATCCTGAGGGAGTACCGGGGCCACCCCACCCTGCAGATCTCCCTCTATCGGTACTGGAGACACTCCCCGGACATCAACTGCTTGTTGCA GGTCTGTGGCGTGGTGGCCACCTGGGCCCTCCTCGCTCTCGTCCTCGGAAGACCTGACCCCTGA